Proteins from a single region of Brachionichthys hirsutus isolate HB-005 unplaced genomic scaffold, CSIRO-AGI_Bhir_v1 contig_790, whole genome shotgun sequence:
- the LOC137912744 gene encoding RNA-binding motif, single-stranded-interacting protein 1-like isoform X1 has product MIFANNVTGTPLRIPYRKQPPFSPSSHPMTPPSPSTSSTNNSSSSSTAGWDQLSRTNLYIRGLSPSTTDHDLVKLCQPYGKIVSTKAILDKTTNKCKGYGFVDFDSPAAAQKAVAALKTSGVQAQMAKQQEQDPTNLYISNLPLSMDEQELENMLKHFGQVISTRILRDSSGGSRGVGFARMESTEKCDAVISHFNGKFIKTPAGVPAPHEPLLCKFADGGQKKRHIHNKFHQNGRIWGRTLDSRLAGMTLTYDPSAAAIQNGFFPPAFSISNRMIAQTPMSPYMSPMSAYQVQNPSWVSHQPYIMQHPGTVISPSMDPSMSLQSTSMMTPLAQQMSHLSLGSAGTQFMAANTTMQGAYMPQYAHMQTSAVPVEENGAQSQVDSSGNHSQYSYQQTK; this is encoded by the exons CCACCATTTTCCCCATCATCCCACCCCATGACTCCACCCAGCCCGAGCACAAGCAGcaccaacaacagcagcagcagcagcactgcagGCTGGGATCAGCTCAGCAGGACCAACCTCTACATCCGAGGCCTGTCCCCTTCAACCACAGACCACGACCTGGTCAAGCTCTGTCAGCC GTATGGCAAAATTGTATCAACAAAGGCCATCCTGGACAAGActacaaacaaatgcaaag GTTATGGATTTGTGGACTTTGacagccctgctgctgctcagaaagcTGTGGCTGCCCTGAAGACCTCTGGTGTCCAAGCCCAGATGGCAAAG CAACAAGAACAAGACCCGACAAACTTGTACATCTCCAACCTGCCTTTGTCTatggatgaacaggaactggagaacatgttaaagcactttggacAAGTCATATCCACTCGCATCTTGAGGGACTCCAgtggaggcagcagaggagttgGCTTTGCAAG GATGGAGTCAACTGAAAAATGTGATGCAGTCATTTCTCACTTCAACGGAAAGTTTATCAAGACACCTGCTGGTGTACCAG CACCACATGAACCCTTGCTGTGCAAGTTTGCAGATGGTGGACAGAAAAAGAGACACATTCACAATAAATTTCATCAGAATGGTCGAATTTGGGGAAGGACCTTGGACTCCAGACTG GCAGGAATGACACTTACGTATGACCCCAGTGCAGCTGCTATTCAAAATGG CTTTTTCCCACCAGCATTCAGTATTTCAAACAGGATGATTGCTCAAACACCCATGTCTCCATACATGTCTCCAATGTCAGCTTACCAG GTGCAGAATCCATCCTGGGTTTCTCATCAACCCTACATCATGCAGCATCCG GGGACTGTGATATCGCCCTCTATGGACCCATCTATGTCACTACAGTCTACATCCATGATGACCCCACTTGCGCAGCAGATGAGTCACCTCTCTCTTGGCAGTGCAGGAACA CAGTTTATGGCTGCTAACACAACTATGCAAGGAGCATATATGCCACAATATGCACACATGCAGACGTCAGCTGTTCCTGTAGAG GAAAATGGTGCACAGTCACAAGTGGATTCATCTGGAAATCATTCCCAATATTCCTATCAACAAACCAAATAG
- the LOC137912744 gene encoding RNA-binding motif, single-stranded-interacting protein 1-like isoform X2, with the protein MIFANNVTGTPLRIPYRKQPPFSPSSHPMTPPSPSTSSTNNSSSSSTAGWDQLSRTNLYIRGLSPSTTDHDLVKLCQPYGKIVSTKAILDKTTNKCKGYGFVDFDSPAAAQKAVAALKTSGVQAQMAKQQEQDPTNLYISNLPLSMDEQELENMLKHFGQVISTRILRDSSGGSRGVGFARMESTEKCDAVISHFNGKFIKTPAGVPAPHEPLLCKFADGGQKKRHIHNKFHQNGRIWGRTLDSRLAGMTLTYDPSAAAIQNGFFPPAFSISNRMIAQTPMSPYMSPMSAYQVQNPSWVSHQPYIMQHPGTVISPSMDPSMSLQSTSMMTPLAQQMSHLSLGSAGTFMAANTTMQGAYMPQYAHMQTSAVPVEENGAQSQVDSSGNHSQYSYQQTK; encoded by the exons CCACCATTTTCCCCATCATCCCACCCCATGACTCCACCCAGCCCGAGCACAAGCAGcaccaacaacagcagcagcagcagcactgcagGCTGGGATCAGCTCAGCAGGACCAACCTCTACATCCGAGGCCTGTCCCCTTCAACCACAGACCACGACCTGGTCAAGCTCTGTCAGCC GTATGGCAAAATTGTATCAACAAAGGCCATCCTGGACAAGActacaaacaaatgcaaag GTTATGGATTTGTGGACTTTGacagccctgctgctgctcagaaagcTGTGGCTGCCCTGAAGACCTCTGGTGTCCAAGCCCAGATGGCAAAG CAACAAGAACAAGACCCGACAAACTTGTACATCTCCAACCTGCCTTTGTCTatggatgaacaggaactggagaacatgttaaagcactttggacAAGTCATATCCACTCGCATCTTGAGGGACTCCAgtggaggcagcagaggagttgGCTTTGCAAG GATGGAGTCAACTGAAAAATGTGATGCAGTCATTTCTCACTTCAACGGAAAGTTTATCAAGACACCTGCTGGTGTACCAG CACCACATGAACCCTTGCTGTGCAAGTTTGCAGATGGTGGACAGAAAAAGAGACACATTCACAATAAATTTCATCAGAATGGTCGAATTTGGGGAAGGACCTTGGACTCCAGACTG GCAGGAATGACACTTACGTATGACCCCAGTGCAGCTGCTATTCAAAATGG CTTTTTCCCACCAGCATTCAGTATTTCAAACAGGATGATTGCTCAAACACCCATGTCTCCATACATGTCTCCAATGTCAGCTTACCAG GTGCAGAATCCATCCTGGGTTTCTCATCAACCCTACATCATGCAGCATCCG GGGACTGTGATATCGCCCTCTATGGACCCATCTATGTCACTACAGTCTACATCCATGATGACCCCACTTGCGCAGCAGATGAGTCACCTCTCTCTTGGCAGTGCAGGAACA TTTATGGCTGCTAACACAACTATGCAAGGAGCATATATGCCACAATATGCACACATGCAGACGTCAGCTGTTCCTGTAGAG GAAAATGGTGCACAGTCACAAGTGGATTCATCTGGAAATCATTCCCAATATTCCTATCAACAAACCAAATAG